GATGGTAATGAGCCGGAAGTGATTCGCCGCATTTTGGAAACGGATTTAATTGTTAATGAACAGCGCGATTTTGACGCGATTAAATTTTACGAATCCATGGGCGGCTACGCGCCCACCATTGGTATTATCGGCGCTGTGATGGGTTTGATTCATGTGATGAATAACCTGGCTGATCCGGCAACCCTCGGGCCAGGCATTGCCATCGCGTTTGTTGCGACTATTTATGGTGTGGCATTGGCAAACCTGGTGTTTATTCCTATCGCCAATAAATTGCGTATGTGCGTGAATGAAAACTCCCAATACCGCGAACTGATTATTGAAGGCATTATTGCCATTGCTGATGGCGAGAATCCGCGCTCGATTGAAATGAAACTAAACGGTTATTTACATCCGATTAACTGATAAGTAACGCGCTTATGGTTCGCCGCAGAAGAGAAGACATTCATGTAAACCACGAGCGTTGGCTGATTTCCTATGCTGACTTCATTACCTTATTGTTTGCTTTTTTTGTGGTCATGTATTCCATCTCCCAAGTGAATGACAGTAAGTACCGTGTGTTGTCAGACACTTTCATTGAAGCTTTTCATCGCCCGACTGATTCCCAGACAAACAAAGAACCTGTCGATCAAACAGCCCCTTCCAGTGATCTGATTTCGCCTATTGATATGGGCAAAGCCACCCGCGATGTAGAGCAGATCAACGAGCAGGTGCCGCAAATTATTGATAACTCCCAAGGGGCAGCCAGTGCTCCAGCGATTGAACCCAATACGCCGGTAAAAACCAGCGATGAGCTCACGCAGATTTCTGATTTAGTGACGGAAAAGTTCGCCCCGCTAATCAGCGAGCAGCTTATTCAGGTATCCAGCAATGAGTTGTGGCTTCAAATTGAGTTGAAAGACAGCATTCTTTTTTCATCCGGCAGTGCCGATACCAGTGAACAGGCACGTAAAATCTTCGATGAAATTGCCGCTATATTGGGCAGCTATTCAAATCCGGTGCAGGTTGAAGGCTTTACCGACAATGTTCCCATCAATAGTGCAAAGTATCCCACCAACTGGGAGCTATCCACCGCACGTGCCAGTGCTATTGTGAAACACCTGGCTTCCAAAGGTGTGGCGCCTGAACGGTTGTCTGCAGTGGGTTATGGGGAGTACCAGCCTGTTGCGCCCAACGATTCTGAACAGGGGCGGGCGCAGAATCGCCGCGTCACTATTATGATTGCCAAACGCAAAATGGATCGCCCCAAAGCGCGCCTTGATCAGCCTGTCACGTCAGCATCTACCTCTTCCAATCAATAGCGACAAACTCCCTTGTTTTTCTGCACCGGCAACCCTATTGCGCCGCAATAAACTGCCGCTATATAGGCTAGGGTTTATCAATTGACTTGCAGTTGCCGCCCGCTGGGCAATACTTAGAATCCTGTGATTAAAAAATGATCTTTCCTGGATTCTGATTGGCACAATGGTGATTGGCATGTGTGTTGATAAAAGCGACAATATCCTGCGATGTTACGAGTGGAATCCTGTGTGCCATAGTAATTGGGCACAAACTTTGCTTTTGTCGCTGTAATAAACGATGTGACTGGCGTTTGACGCTGGCGAGGGTTGAATTGTGCGTGTTATAGCAATAGCGAATCAAAAGGGTGGTGTGGGCAAAACCACCACTACTGTATCTCTCGGAGGGCTAATCGCCTCTACCGGAAAGCGCGTTTTATTGCTGGATATAGACCCCCACGGTTCACTGTCTACCTATTTTCGTCAGGATCCTGACACTCAGGTCTTGAGTAGCTATACCCTGTTTCAGGAACGTAAAAATCTATCGCGTGAATCTGTTTCCCGGTTAATTTTGCCTACTGAGTATCCCAACCTGAGTTTGATTTCATCCACGACAGCGCTCGCTACGTTGGAGCGTCAAGCCATAGGTCAGGATGGTATGGGCTTGGTGCTGAGTCGTGCCTTGGCCTTAATTGCTGATGATTACGATTATGTCCTTATCGATACGCCACCATTGTTAGGGGTATTGATGGTGAATGCGCTGGCTGCTTGCCAGTATCTGGTTATTCCGGTGCAAACCGAGTTCCTGGCGCTTAAAGGCCTGGAGCGCATGGTGAATACCCTCAATATGATGTCGCGCTCGCGCAAAAAAGCGCTTGATTACACGATTGTTCCCGTGATGTTCGATCGCCGCACCCAGGCTTCGGTGACCAGCTTGCGGACGATTCGCAATACCTACCCGGCGCAAGCCTGGCCTGGGCATGTACCTATAGATACCCGTTTCCGCGATGCCAGCAAGGCAGGTGTTCCGCCCCATTTGTTTGATTCCACCAGTCGCGGTGTGGAGGCCTATATGGCTCTCTGGCATTGGCTTGAGAAGAAAATTCGCGCTGATGAGTTGCAAACCCAATCAGCACCTATGGCAGTCATTAGTAAGGCTGGTGTGGTGTCGTGACCAATCGTAAAACGCCTGAAGGCGACATAGAGTCACCGGATGTGAGCTTAAGTCATTATTTTGATGACTTGCTCGGCATTGGTGATGCGATTGATGAAGCCTTCGCGGCAGTGGAGGCGCGTCCAGTGCCTGTTGCTGCCAATTCTGGTTTGGCGCGCGTTGTTAATTTACCAACAAAAAAAAATCCCCCGGAAAAGCCCAAAAAAGCTCAGGCAACGCTTTCATCCAAACCCCGTTCGCTGACCAAAAATGAGGTCAAGCGTACCGAGCTTGCAGAACCCGAGTTAGTACAGACTCCTGAACAAAAGCAACAGCTTGAAAAGTTGTTGCAATCGGTTAGTGCCCAGCTGTTGGTCGAGGCGCCAGTTGTTGAACTTCCTTCGGTGGAGCTGGTTGCTGAGCCACAGGCAGAAACCAAAACCCGGTTTGTGGTGGATGCTGAAGAAATTCAGGAATGGGATATTGGCACCTCTGCAGATGTTATTGTCGATTCTCCTGTGGAATCTCCCGTTGAAATTACTCTCTCAGATACTGAATCCGATACCGTCCAATTTAAAATGGAAGGGTTGGAGTGGCTGGAAAATGGCAGGCCGCAATGGGCGCAATCGCGTTTTGATGTATTGTTGTTTAAAGTAGCCGGGCTGACGTTGGCCGTGCCATTGATATCCCTTGGGCAAATCCAGCCATTGACCGATGAGTTAACTCCTTTGTTTGGTCAAGCGGACTGGTTTATGGGATTGCAGCCGACACCGGCAGGGAAAATACGCACGGTGAATACCGCCAAATTTGTGATGCCGGAACGTTATGACGACGTCTTTTTGCAAACCGCACGCTATGTGATGTCAATTAACGGCGTCCCATGGGGGTTGGCAGTAGATTCGGTAAACCAACCCATCACCCTGCAGCCGGATGATGTGAAATGGCGTGGCGACAGGGGCAAGCGCCCCTGGCTTGCGGGTACAGTCAAAGAGCATATGTGCGCACTGCTGGATATTCCGCGCATAGGCCAAATGCTGATTGAGGCAGATAAAAATTTTGCCTCTGCCCGTGGTTAGCCATACACCTGCCTGGCTAAGCGAATGTAATACATCGCTTTTTCTATGAAAAACAAAAGTGGCGTAGGAAAAGGCATCGGCTATAGTTATAGCGACATTGACACGATTTACTGCCGCAAACCGGCAGCCTAGAGGAATATTAAAGATGGCAACTGATGCAGCAAAAAATAAGAGCACTGATGATCCCGTATTGCAGTGGGTTACCTTTCGTTTGGATGGTGAGACTTACGGCATCAATGTAATGCAGGTGCAGGAAGTGCTGCGCTATTCGGAAATTGCCCCGGTACCTGGCGCGCCATCCTATGTACTGGGTATTATCAATTTGCGCGGTAATGTGGTGACAGTCATTGATACCCGTCATCGCTTTAACCTGTCCAGCGGGGAGATTACAGACAACACCCGTATTGTGATTATAGAAACTGATCGCCATGTCATTGGCATTTTGGTGGATAGCGTTGCTGAAGTGGTTTACTTGCGTCAATCCGAAATTGAAATGGCGCCCAATGTTGGCAATGAAGAAAGCGCAAAATTCATCCAGGGTGTCTGCCACAAAAACAATGAATTACTGATTTTGATTGATCTGAACAAGTTGCTGACCAGTGAAGAGTGGTCAGAGCTGGAAGATATTTAAATCCCTTGTTGCCCGGATCGTCTAGAATGCCGCCATTGATGGATGCCAGTGCAGAGAGTAACTCATGACCTTGGTGGAAACAGGATTGCTGGCAAGCCTGCTAATCAGCCTTATTGCGTTGGTGTTTGCTTTAATCAGTTTGCGCCGTGTGCGGCAGCAGGCTCGCGAAACTGAAAAGCTGATTCACAAACTCATGCGTGATGTGGCTGCTTCCAGCAGTGGTTCGGTTGGCATGGGGCAACGGCTTCTGGCAATGGAAAAGCGTTTGCAGTCTGATGTTAAAAAGACGGAAAAAATCGACTATTACAATGACGATGAGTTCCAGCCTTATTCACAAGCGGCGCAAATGTTCAAAATGGGAATGGACTGCGATGAAGTGGCACGCCGTTGCGGCTTGTCACGCGCGGAAGCCTCGCTGCTGGAAATGATGCAGAAATCGAGTCGTTAAAGCCTCAGCGCTAATCCATGAGCGACAATAAACACAAAAAAGGCGATCACAAGATCGCCTTTTTTATTGCACTATTTTCAGCGTTATTGCCGCCTGGATAGTAGTGGAGTGTCAGGGTTGATATTGAAATGAATTACCACTAATACCCACAGAATCATCACTCATTAAATACACATAAGCAGGCATGAGTTTCTCAGGTGTTTTGACGCTTTCCGGGTCTTCTGCCGGATAAGCGGCAGCGCGCATTTCAGTGCGTGTGGCGCCGGGGTTGATGCTGTTAGTGCGGATGCGTGTTGCGCCTTCCAGCTCATCATGTAGGGTTTGCATAAAGTTTTCAGCCGCGGCTTTAGAGGCGGCATAAGCCCCCCAGAACGCGCGTCCTTTAAAGGCGACACTGGAGCTGGTGAAGAGGATGCTGGCGTTGTCGGCACGTTCCAGTAGTGGCAATAATGCTTGGGTCATCATAAAGGGCGCGTTTGCATTCACCTGCATACAGCGTTGCCACGCGCTCACCGAATAATTGCTGATGGGTGTGCGCTCACCTAAATCGGCAGCATTGTGTAGCAGTCCATCCAATCGCCCAAAAGTATCTTCTAGCGCGTTGCACATATCGTCGTAATCTTTTTCTACAGCGCTTTCAAAATTGATGGGGTAAATCGCGGGCTGAGGATGGCCAGCGGCTTCAATTTCGTCGTAAACCGCTTCCAATTTGCTCATGGTTCTACCGCACAAAACAACGGTGGCGCCACAGGCTGCGAATGTTTTAGCGGCGCATCGGCCAATTCCGGCTCCGGCACCGGTGATCACAATGATTTTGCCCTGTAGTGCATCGGGTTTGAGTGTGTAATCAGATGGAATTTGCATAGGAATATCTTCGTTTGGTTTGCAGCAACGGTGTCTGACAGTTGCTTACAAGTGCTTTTCAATAATAGGCCAGATTTCATCGGCGTGATTAACGCAGTAATCAGCATGCCAATCAGCGGCGCTATCGCCCTCATCCAAATACCCATAGGCTGCAGCGATAGTGATACTGCCTGCGCCTTTGCCACAATCGATATCGCGCTTGTGGTCACCGATATAAATGATTTCCTGCGGTGTACAACCCAGCTGTTTGCTCGCCAGGAACAGGGATTCAGGGTCAGGCTTGCTATGCGCAACATGGTCGGGGCAAATCACACTCACGGGAGCCGGTTGTATATCCAGCGCTGACATCAGGGGCAGGGTATAGGCGGCAGGTTTGTTGGTGGCAATTCCCCAGGCGATGTGTTTGTCTGCCAGTTTATCCAGCAGCGATGAGATGCCGGGAAATGGTTTGGTGTAGACCGCAATATGGTCGAGATAAAGTTGCAGCAAACGCTGGCGCAAATGCTCAAATTGCGGATCTTGGTCATCAATACCAAACGCCAGTTTGATCAGGGCTTTGGAGCCGTTGGATACCCCGGCGCGAATCGTTTCCGGGGCTAATGCATCGCGGCCTTCTTCCACCAGCAATTGATTAACAACGACGATAAAGTCCGGCGCTGTATCCAACAAGGTGCCATCCAGATCAAACATAACGGCACGAATTTTTTGCTTCATCATTTACTGACCTTTTGTTAATCACTCACTTTTTTGGCATGCATTAAATAATTCACGCTGACATCATTCGGGTTGAGTTTGTAATGTTTGGTGATGGGGTTATAGGTCATGCCGGTCATGGATTGCAACTCAAGGCCGGCGGCGCGTAACCATTGGGCCAGTTCGGACGGGCGGATGAACTTGCTGTATTCGTGCGTACCTTTGGGGAGCAGTTTTAAAATATATTCGGCGCCAACAATGGCGAAGGCATAGGATTTTGGGTTGCGGTTAATAGTGGAAAAATACACATCGCCACCGTTTTTGACGAGTTGGGCACAGGCGCGAACAACCGATGCCGGGTCGGGCACGTGTTCCAGCATTTCCATGCAAGTAACTACATCAAATGCGCCGGGCATTTGCGCTGCTTTGTCTTCCGCGGTGATTTGTTCGTAGGTCAATTCAACACCGCTTTCCAGAGCATGCAAGCGTGCAACGGCCAGTGGTGCTTCGCCCATATCAATACCGGTGACTTGTGCGCCGCGCTGCGCCAGTGACTCCGCCAAAATGCCGCCGCCGCAACCCACATCAATCAACTTGCGTTGAGCAACCGGTGAGCGCTCATCGATAAAGTTGGCGCGCAAGGGATTTATGTCATGTAGCGGTTTAAATTCGCTGTTTTTATCCCACCAGCGGCTGGCAAGTGCTTCAAATTTTGCAATTTCAGCAGTATCGACATTGGCCATAATCTGTTCCGTCTGTTTTCAGTGATAAATTTTCAGTGATAAAGAGTAGGGTGATTGTCCGAGTGTTGGATCAACCCTCAAAGCGCTGTAATTTGTTTGCGCCACCAGTTGGCTTTGCCCAGAATTTCGCGCTCATTCAGTGTTTGTAGAAGACGATTAGCCAGCAGGACTTTACCTTCTACCCATACGTGAGTCACTGCGTTTCCTGCATGGGTGTACACCAGTTGTGATGCCGGGTTGTACACTGGCTGCATAGCTAAATCGCCCAGATCTACGGCGGTAATGTCGGCCGATTTACCCACTTCAAGACTGCCGATGACATCTTCCATGCCCAGTGCTTTGGCGCCGTTCAAGGTGGCCAGGCGCAGTGCGCTGTGCGCATCCAGTGCGGCGGCATTGCCTGCAACGGCTTTTGCCAATAGCGCCGCTGTTTTTAACTCGCTGAACAGGTTCAGGTCATTATTACTGGCGGCACCATCGGTTCCCAGTGCAACATTAATGTTTGCCCTGAGTAACTTGTCGACCGGGCAAAAACCACTTGCCAGTTTTAAGTTGGATTCCGGGCAGTGGATCACATGGGCACCACTGTCTTGCAGCAATTTGATGTCAGTCTCATCAATTTGCGTCATGTGTACACATTGGGTCAGCGGGGATAATAGCCCTAAATCCATCATGCGTTGGCTGGGGCGTCGCCCGTATTGTGCGAGGGAGTCGCTAACCTCCTGCGCGGTTTCATGCAAATGTATATGAATTGGCATGTCCATTTCTTGCGCTAGAACAGCAATCTTATGCAGCGGTGTATCAGAGACGGTGTAAGGCGCGTGGGGGCCAAAGGCAATGTTGATCAGGTGATTACCCCGAAAGTTGTCATGCAGGCTCAAGCCTTTGTTGAGGTAATCATCTGGCCCCATACCCCATGCCGTGGGGAAGTCCAGTATGGGAAAGGCGAGCTGGCAGCGCACCTGGGCGTCCAGACAGGCTTGGGCGGCCTGTTCGGGGTAGAAATACATATCCGCAAAACAGGTAGTTCCGCTTTTTATCATCTCGGCCAAAGCAAGCTCGGTGCCGTCGCGTACAAAATCTTCGCTAACCCAGCGGCTTTCGGCGGGCCAGATATGGTCGTTCAGCCAGGTATGGAGCGGTTGGTCATCGGCATAACCTCGCAGCAGGCTCATGGCGGCGTGCCCGTGCGCATTTACCAATCCTGGGATCAGTACGTGGCTACTCAGGGTCACCGTTTCTCTGGCGATATAGCGGCGATCAACTTCTTCGTGGGGAAGAAGGGCGAGTATTTGGCCTTTATCTATAGCAATAGCGCAGTTTTCCAAGACTCGATTGGCCGGTACCACGGGGATAATCCAGCGCGCTTTGATAATCAAATCGATGTTATTAAGGTTCACGGCAGAAGTCGGCATAGAGAATGAATGGCTGGGTGATCATGCAAAAAAGGGCGCCCAGTATACTGCAAAGGCTGGTTTCAACTAGGGCTCATTTAGGCATCCACCTGCATGCTTGTCGATTTGGGGCTAATTGAGAAAAACCCGTGTAATTTCATAGGGAAAGGAAATGGCCGGAGTGCCTATCTGTTGGAATTTATGCTACCATCGCGGCCCTGAAACAAGCGTTAGGCGCATTTTTAGCCAACCCGCTACTAGGGTAGCTGTTTTTGCTTTTAACCGATTTAGCGCCGTAATAGAGCCCATCCGCCGAATTGCCCGCTACCAGCAATCACCATAACCAAAGCTTTAATAAAAAGGAAAGCTGTCATCCCATGGTCGAATTCGCCAAAGAAATATCACCGGTAAGTATCGAAGACGAACTCAAACAGTCCTACCTTGATTACGCCATGAGCGTAATTGTTGGCCGTGCCTTGCCCGATGTGCGCGATGGTTTGAAGCCCGTGCATCGTCGTGTGCTGTTTGCGATGAGCGAACTTAACAACGATTGGAATAAGCCTTACAAGAAATCTGCCCGTGTGGTGGGTGATGTAATCGGTAAATACCATCCCCACGGTGATACAGCGGTATACGACACCATCGTCCGTATGGCTCAGCCATTTTCCTTGCGTTATATGTTGGTTGATGGCCAAGGCAACTTTGGTTCGGTGGACGGTGACCGCGCGGCGGCCATGCGTTATACCGAAATCCGTATGGCAAAAATTGCCCATGACTTGCTGGCAGACCTGGATAAAGAAACCGTCGACTTTGTGCCTAACTATGATGGCACCGAGCAAATCCCTGCGGTTATGCCGACTCGTATTCCCAACCTGTTGGTCAATGGCTCCTCGGGTATCGCCGTTGGTATGGCGACCAACATTCCTCCGCACAACCTGAAAGAGGTTGTTCAGGGCTGTTTGGAGCTGATTAATAACCCGGATATCACCATTGATGAACTCATGGAGTTTATCCCTGGGCCGGATTTCCCGACGGGCGCCATCATTAATGGTCGTGCTGGCATTGTGCAGGCTTATCGCACCGGTCGCGGCAGTATTATCGTACGCGCCAAGGCAGAGATTGAGCGTGACGAAAAAACGGGTCGTGAAACCATCATCATTCACGAAATTCCCTACCAATTGAATAAGGCGCGTTTGATTGAGCGCATTGCCGAGTTGGTAAAAGAAAAGAAAATTGAAGGCATTAGCGAACTGCGCGATGAGTCCGACAAAGACGGTATGCGCATCGTTATTGAAGTTAAAAAGAGTGAAGCGGCAGATGTGCTGCTGAATAATCTCTACGCCCAAACCCAGTTGCAAACCACCTTTGGTGTCAACATCGTTGCGCTGGATGACGGCCAACCAAAAATTCTCAACCTCAAGCAGCTGCTCGAAGCGTTTGTTAAGCATCGCCGCGAAGTGGTTACGCGTCGCACCGTATATTTGCTGCGCAAAGCGCGCGAGCGTGGCCACATTTTGGAAGGCTTGGCGGTTGCGATCTCCAATATTGATGAAGTTATCGCGCTGATTAAAAACTCTGCATCACCTGCAGAAGCAAAAGACAGTTTGATGGGCCGCGGTTGGAATGCTGCCGAAATGGCGCCTTATCTGGAGCGTGCTGGTGAAGATGCCTGCCGCCCTGAAGATTTGGGTGCTGAGTTTGGTATGCGTGATGGACATTATTATTTATCAGCAGCGCAAGCACAGGCCATCCTTGAATTACGTTTACATCGCTTGACTGGAATGGAGCACGACAAGCTGCTCGCTGAATACGACGAAAAATTAATCCAGATAGCAGAGTTCCTCGAAATTCTTGGCAATGCGCTGCGCTTGATGGAAGTTATCCGTGAAGAATTAACGCAAGTTATTAATGACTACGGTGATAAGCGCCGCACCGAAATTGTTGCTTCGACGCTCGATTTGACCACTGAAGATCTAATCAATGTTGAAGATCGCGTTGTGACTATTTCTCACGGTGGTTATGCGAAGAGCCAGCCGTTGGATGATTATCAGGCCCAGCGTCGCGGCGGTATGGGCAAATCTGCTACCGCGGTGAAAGACGAAGATTATGTTCAGCACTTATTGATCGCCAGCACACACGATACAGTGTTGTTGTTCACCAACGCCGGTAAGGTGTATTGGCTGAAGGTTTACATGATTCCTGTTGCCGGTCGCCAGTCGCGTGGCCGTCCGGTAATCAATTTGTTGCCGTCGCTGGAAGAGGGTGAACGCATTACCTCGATCTTACCGGTGAAATCTTACGACGACGACAAATTTATCTTTATGACTACCGCTAACGGTACTGTGAAGAAAACTGCGCTCACGCAATTCTCGCGTCAACGCAGCGTCGGTTTGCGTGCAATTGAATTGGATGAGGGCGATACCTTGGTGGGCACAGCTATCACCAATGGTTCATGCGATGTCATCCTGTTCTCAAGCTCGGGTAAGGCGGCGCGCTTCCGTGAGTCACAAGTGCGTGCAATGGGCCGTACCTCGCGCGGTGTGCGCGGTATTCGTTTGGCTGAAGGCCAACGTGTAGTCGGCATGGTTATACCGATGGAAAATGGTCAGGTATTAACCGTGAGCGAAAATGGTTATGGCAAGCGTACTGAAGTGGGCGAATTCCCGGCCAAAGGCCGTGGCTCGCAAGGTGTGATCGGCATGCAAACGACCGAGCGTAATGGCCAGTTGGTTGGCGCAGTGCAGGTGTTTGATGGCGAAGAAATCATGCTGATTTCTGATCAAGGCACCATGGTTCGTACCCGTGTGGATGAGGTCTCCGTATTGAGTCGTAACACCCAAGGGGTGCGCCTGATCAAACTGAAAGATGGCGAACGCATGCAAGGCTTGGAGCGCATTGAAGAAAGCGCTGATGAAAACGCCAAGCGTGAGTTAGCTCGCGCCGAAGGCGATGATGCTGATGTGTTGGCTGATGATGGTGTTGCGGATGAGGTAATTGATGATACCTCGGGCGACGACGCTGTTGATGAATAATTGGCGAGTTTAGCTATGTCAATCGAACAAACGGAAGCTGAAAAATTATCGGCATTACGCATCAAGATTGATGCGATCGATGAGGAAATTGGTCGCCTTATTTCTGCGCGCGCCGAATGCGCGCAGGAAGTCGCCGATGTAAAAAAGGCCAATCTTCCGGCTGATGCTGACATCCTTTTTTATCGCCCCGAGCGTGAAGCCCAGGTGTTGCGCAAAGCAATGGAGCGCAACAAAGGGCCGCTAAGCAATGAAGAAATGGCACGTTTGTTCCGTGAGATCATGTCTGCTTGTCTGGCGCTCGAAAACCCCATCAAAGTGGCTTACCTCGGGCCTGAAGGTACATTTACCCAGCAGGCTGCGTTAAAGCATTTTGGTCATTCAGCCATTGCCATACCTTTTTCTGCTATAGATGAGGTGTTTCGAGAAGTTGAGGCCGGTGCTGTTAATTATGGTGTCGTACCTGTAGAAAACTCCACCGAAGGTGTGGTTAATCACACCCTTGATAACTTTATGGGCTCCAATCTCAAAATATGTGGCGAAGTTGAGTTGCGTATTCACCATAATTTGATGGTGTCTGATGTGACTAACACCAGCAGTATTTCGCGTATTTATTCCCACTCACAATCTCTGGCGCAGTGCCGCAAGTGGTTGGATGCGCATTATCCAAAAGCAGAGCGTATTGCGGTTAACAGTAACGCCGAAGCTGCAAAGCGCCTTAAAGGTGAGTGGAATGCGGCGGCAATTGCCGGTTCCATGGCAGCAGACTTGTACGGTTTGAAGTTGATTGCCGAAAAAATTGAAGACCAACCGGATAACTCCACACGTTTTCTTATTATTGGCAAACAGTCTGTGCCACAAAGCGGTGTAGATAAAACCTCCATCGTCGTTGCGATGCGTAATGAACCGGGGGCGCTGCACAATTTGCTGGAGCCGTTTCATCGTCACAATATCGACTTGACCCGTGTGGAAACACGACCATCCCGTACCGGCGCATGGACTTATGTCTTCTTTATTGATTTTGTGGGGCATGTTGATGAGCCACTTATCAGCGATGTCATGAAAGAAGTTGCCAGCCGCTGCGCTGATTTAAAGTTGCTTGGCTCATACCCTAAAGCGGTTTTGTAATTCGTTATGTCGCAACCTTTGATCAATAAGTTTGTTGTTGTGGGTATCGGTCTTATTGGTGGTAGCCTCGCAACAGGTTTAACCCAGCGCGGTGCTTGTGCCGAAGTCATTGGTATCGCGCGCAAACCAGAAACCTGCGACGAGGCCGTCGCTCGCGGTGTGGTCGCTCGTGCTTATACCTCATTGCGTGATGTGGCGAGCGAGCTG
The nucleotide sequence above comes from Cellvibrio sp. PSBB023. Encoded proteins:
- the gyrA gene encoding DNA gyrase subunit A, encoding MVEFAKEISPVSIEDELKQSYLDYAMSVIVGRALPDVRDGLKPVHRRVLFAMSELNNDWNKPYKKSARVVGDVIGKYHPHGDTAVYDTIVRMAQPFSLRYMLVDGQGNFGSVDGDRAAAMRYTEIRMAKIAHDLLADLDKETVDFVPNYDGTEQIPAVMPTRIPNLLVNGSSGIAVGMATNIPPHNLKEVVQGCLELINNPDITIDELMEFIPGPDFPTGAIINGRAGIVQAYRTGRGSIIVRAKAEIERDEKTGRETIIIHEIPYQLNKARLIERIAELVKEKKIEGISELRDESDKDGMRIVIEVKKSEAADVLLNNLYAQTQLQTTFGVNIVALDDGQPKILNLKQLLEAFVKHRREVVTRRTVYLLRKARERGHILEGLAVAISNIDEVIALIKNSASPAEAKDSLMGRGWNAAEMAPYLERAGEDACRPEDLGAEFGMRDGHYYLSAAQAQAILELRLHRLTGMEHDKLLAEYDEKLIQIAEFLEILGNALRLMEVIREELTQVINDYGDKRRTEIVASTLDLTTEDLINVEDRVVTISHGGYAKSQPLDDYQAQRRGGMGKSATAVKDEDYVQHLLIASTHDTVLLFTNAGKVYWLKVYMIPVAGRQSRGRPVINLLPSLEEGERITSILPVKSYDDDKFIFMTTANGTVKKTALTQFSRQRSVGLRAIELDEGDTLVGTAITNGSCDVILFSSSGKAARFRESQVRAMGRTSRGVRGIRLAEGQRVVGMVIPMENGQVLTVSENGYGKRTEVGEFPAKGRGSQGVIGMQTTERNGQLVGAVQVFDGEEIMLISDQGTMVRTRVDEVSVLSRNTQGVRLIKLKDGERMQGLERIEESADENAKRELARAEGDDADVLADDGVADEVIDDTSGDDAVDE
- the pheA gene encoding prephenate dehydratase, translated to MSIEQTEAEKLSALRIKIDAIDEEIGRLISARAECAQEVADVKKANLPADADILFYRPEREAQVLRKAMERNKGPLSNEEMARLFREIMSACLALENPIKVAYLGPEGTFTQQAALKHFGHSAIAIPFSAIDEVFREVEAGAVNYGVVPVENSTEGVVNHTLDNFMGSNLKICGEVELRIHHNLMVSDVTNTSSISRIYSHSQSLAQCRKWLDAHYPKAERIAVNSNAEAAKRLKGEWNAAAIAGSMAADLYGLKLIAEKIEDQPDNSTRFLIIGKQSVPQSGVDKTSIVVAMRNEPGALHNLLEPFHRHNIDLTRVETRPSRTGAWTYVFFIDFVGHVDEPLISDVMKEVASRCADLKLLGSYPKAVL